The following coding sequences are from one Epilithonimonas vandammei window:
- the metH gene encoding methionine synthase, with product METDCKRKYLKLAGLEPLIITPESNFINVGERTNVAGSKKFLRLIKEEKYSEALDIARNQVEGGAQILDVNMDDGLLDGKNAMVRFLNLIASEPDIARIPIMIDSSKWEILEAGLQVVQGKPVVNSISLKGGEEEFIKQAKAIKRYGAAAIIMAFDEVGQADNYKRRIEISKRSYDILVNQVGFPSEDIIFDLNIFPVATGMDEHRRNAIDFIEATRWVRTNLPNASVSGGVSNVSFSFRGNDSVREAMHSVFLYHAIKAGMNMGIVNPTMLEVYDEIPKDLLELVEDVMLDRKDDATEKLLDYSEKNKSTKKEKTEDLSWREQDLQTRITHALVKGIDRFIEEDAEEARQNSKRPLDVIEINLMTGMGVVGDLFGSGKMFLPQVVKSARVMKRAVAYLQPFIEAEKDQTQKSNGKILMATVKGDVHDIGKNIVSVVLGCNNYEIVDLGVMVPAEKIIQTAIDEKVDVIGLSGLITPSLDEMVHIADELERKNLNFPLLIGGATTSKAHTAVKISPKYSNTVVHVNDASRAVGVVSALLNQDKSNAYALEIRKDYDEFREKFLNRQVDKEYVPIAEAREKKFKINWENEIIPTPKKLGITIIEDQNLDELVEFIDWSPFFRSWQLFGKFPEILTDDVVGEQATILFNEAQTMLKKILKEKSFVAKGIFGIFPANANEQDDILVFDDNQNVVSTFRTLRQQHKKSEGKEYFALSDFIAPENSGKQDYIGTFCVCTGFGADELAKEYEDQNDDYNAIMVKALADRFAEAFAEYLHKKVRTEYWGYSENETLDNDELIKEKYLGIRPAPGYPACPDHLEKLTIWDLLKVEENIGVTLTESLAMWPTAAVSGYYFGNEKSKYFGVGKIDEDQLKDYAERKNIDLEYARKWLAPNLVDG from the coding sequence ATGGAAACAGATTGTAAAAGAAAATATCTGAAATTAGCAGGCCTTGAGCCTTTAATTATAACGCCCGAATCCAACTTCATCAATGTTGGAGAGAGAACCAACGTTGCGGGTTCCAAAAAATTTCTTCGATTAATTAAGGAAGAAAAATATTCCGAAGCGCTTGATATTGCCAGAAATCAGGTGGAAGGCGGTGCTCAGATTCTCGACGTCAATATGGATGACGGACTTTTGGACGGGAAAAATGCAATGGTCAGATTCCTTAATCTAATTGCTTCCGAACCAGATATTGCCAGAATCCCGATTATGATTGATTCATCAAAATGGGAGATTTTGGAAGCGGGATTACAAGTTGTTCAAGGAAAACCTGTTGTTAATTCCATCAGTTTGAAAGGCGGTGAAGAAGAATTCATCAAGCAGGCAAAAGCGATTAAAAGGTATGGCGCAGCAGCGATTATTATGGCTTTTGATGAAGTTGGACAAGCTGATAACTACAAAAGAAGAATCGAAATTTCCAAAAGGTCTTATGATATTTTAGTGAACCAGGTTGGTTTTCCTTCCGAGGATATTATTTTCGACCTTAATATTTTTCCTGTTGCAACGGGAATGGATGAACACCGCAGAAACGCCATTGATTTTATCGAAGCAACACGTTGGGTTCGTACCAATCTTCCGAATGCTTCCGTAAGTGGAGGTGTTTCCAATGTTTCGTTTTCTTTTCGTGGGAACGATTCTGTGAGAGAAGCAATGCACTCTGTTTTCCTTTACCACGCCATAAAAGCTGGGATGAATATGGGAATCGTGAATCCAACAATGTTGGAAGTTTATGACGAAATCCCAAAAGATTTGTTGGAATTGGTGGAAGATGTAATGCTCGACAGGAAGGATGATGCGACAGAAAAATTGCTCGATTATTCCGAAAAAAATAAATCCACAAAAAAAGAAAAAACCGAAGACCTTAGCTGGAGAGAGCAGGATTTACAAACAAGAATCACGCACGCTTTGGTTAAAGGAATTGACCGTTTTATCGAGGAAGATGCCGAAGAAGCGCGTCAAAATTCTAAACGTCCTTTGGATGTTATCGAAATCAATCTAATGACAGGAATGGGTGTTGTCGGCGACCTTTTTGGAAGTGGAAAAATGTTCCTGCCTCAGGTGGTGAAATCTGCGAGAGTGATGAAAAGAGCCGTTGCTTATCTTCAGCCTTTCATCGAAGCGGAAAAAGACCAGACTCAAAAGTCCAACGGAAAAATTCTGATGGCAACCGTAAAAGGCGATGTTCACGATATCGGAAAAAATATTGTGAGCGTAGTGTTGGGTTGTAACAATTACGAAATTGTGGATTTGGGTGTGATGGTTCCTGCCGAGAAAATTATTCAGACTGCAATCGATGAAAAAGTAGATGTGATTGGATTAAGCGGGTTGATTACGCCAAGTCTGGACGAGATGGTTCATATTGCAGATGAATTGGAACGTAAAAATCTGAATTTTCCTTTGTTGATCGGAGGCGCGACAACTTCCAAAGCGCATACGGCGGTTAAAATTTCACCTAAATATTCAAATACTGTCGTACACGTGAACGACGCTTCCAGAGCTGTTGGCGTTGTGAGTGCGCTTTTGAATCAGGATAAATCTAATGCTTATGCTTTGGAAATCAGAAAAGATTATGATGAATTCCGTGAAAAATTCCTGAATCGCCAGGTTGATAAAGAATATGTTCCGATAGCAGAAGCTCGTGAGAAAAAATTCAAAATCAATTGGGAAAATGAAATTATTCCAACACCGAAAAAATTAGGAATCACAATTATCGAAGACCAAAATCTGGATGAATTGGTTGAGTTTATAGACTGGTCACCGTTTTTCAGAAGCTGGCAATTGTTTGGAAAATTTCCCGAGATTTTAACAGATGATGTGGTTGGAGAACAAGCGACGATTTTGTTCAATGAAGCGCAGACAATGCTCAAAAAAATCCTGAAAGAAAAGAGTTTTGTTGCCAAAGGTATTTTCGGGATTTTCCCAGCCAATGCGAATGAACAGGATGATATTTTGGTTTTTGATGATAATCAGAATGTAGTTTCAACTTTCAGAACTTTGCGCCAGCAACATAAAAAATCAGAAGGGAAGGAATATTTTGCTTTAAGTGATTTTATTGCGCCTGAAAATTCCGGAAAACAAGATTATATCGGAACTTTCTGTGTTTGTACAGGTTTTGGAGCTGATGAATTAGCAAAAGAATATGAAGACCAGAATGACGATTACAATGCGATTATGGTAAAAGCGTTGGCAGACCGTTTTGCAGAAGCCTTCGCAGAATACCTTCATAAAAAAGTCAGAACTGAATATTGGGGTTATTCTGAAAATGAAACCTTGGATAATGATGAATTGATCAAAGAAAAATATCTGGGAATTCGCCCGGCTCCGGGTTATCCGGCCTGTCCGGATCATTTGGAGAAACTGACGATTTGGGATTTATTAAAAGTTGAGGAAAACATCGGAGTAACTTTAACCGAAAGCTTAGCAATGTGGCCGACAGCAGCCGTTTCCGGATATTATTTCGGAAATGAAAAATCAAAATATTTCGGTGTCGGGAAAATTGATGAAGACCAGCTCAAAGATTACGCCGAAAGAAAGAATATTGACTTAGAATATGCCAGAAAATGGCTTGCTCCTAATTTGGTTGATGGTTGA
- a CDS encoding ACT domain-containing protein, which yields MTDKNTINIYRNKALVNFEGKDFLGQIGVDSRIFQALNGGGISVGVISQQAIENGISVLVDENDASDAVDFLNKEFEKEKAKGHVSNIYSVENLSVIGFVSDNYNKILSELQRNKIYPLLLSQIASAGRVNIVVTANQTEITKNIIETEIFGKPKTVHLALIGHGNVGGTLVEQILDSAYDILKRKRVDLKIVAIANSKKIAFNKAGFGSDWRQKIKYSTTDSSVDSLVDFAKEHHLENLVMVDNTASKDFVKHYPTFVDNGFDIVGSNKIYNTLPISEYRNFRKLLEKNKKKYLYETNVGADLPLIDTIKLLHLSGENITRIKGVFSGTLSYVFNNFSLRNDKFSTIINEALEKGYTEPDPREDLSGNDVARKLLILARELDLINEFEDINIQNLVPESLLSVSKEEFLSRLEELDDEYQKIKENQKPDHVLRYVGDLHGDLQKEKGELDVKLISVPANSALGQLKGSDSIFEIYTESYGENPIVIMGAGAGAKVTARGVFGDILRLSETK from the coding sequence ATGACAGACAAGAACACAATTAATATTTATAGAAACAAAGCTCTGGTGAATTTCGAAGGAAAAGATTTCCTTGGACAGATTGGCGTGGATTCACGTATTTTTCAAGCTTTGAATGGAGGAGGAATCAGTGTTGGAGTAATTTCCCAACAAGCGATTGAAAACGGAATTTCTGTTCTTGTGGATGAGAATGACGCTTCTGATGCAGTTGATTTTCTGAACAAAGAATTCGAAAAGGAGAAAGCAAAAGGACACGTAAGCAATATTTACAGTGTTGAAAATCTAAGTGTAATCGGATTTGTTTCGGATAATTACAATAAGATTTTGTCGGAACTTCAGAGAAATAAAATTTATCCTTTGTTGCTGAGTCAAATCGCTTCTGCAGGAAGAGTGAACATTGTTGTAACTGCAAACCAAACCGAAATCACAAAAAATATCATCGAAACCGAAATCTTTGGAAAACCCAAAACCGTTCACCTTGCATTGATTGGTCACGGCAATGTTGGCGGAACTTTGGTAGAGCAGATTTTGGACTCAGCTTATGATATTCTTAAAAGAAAAAGAGTGGATTTGAAAATCGTTGCGATTGCAAATTCAAAAAAAATTGCCTTTAACAAAGCAGGTTTCGGAAGCGATTGGAGACAGAAAATCAAATATTCTACAACAGACTCAAGTGTAGATTCTTTGGTGGATTTTGCAAAAGAACATCATTTGGAAAACCTTGTAATGGTGGATAACACGGCAAGCAAAGATTTTGTGAAGCATTATCCAACGTTTGTAGATAACGGATTTGATATTGTTGGTTCAAACAAAATCTATAACACGTTACCAATCTCTGAATACCGAAATTTCAGAAAATTATTAGAAAAAAATAAAAAGAAATATCTTTACGAAACCAATGTTGGTGCAGATTTGCCATTGATTGATACGATCAAACTCCTTCATCTTTCAGGCGAAAATATCACAAGGATTAAAGGTGTTTTTTCCGGGACACTGAGCTATGTTTTCAACAATTTTTCTCTTCGTAATGACAAATTTTCGACGATTATCAACGAAGCTTTGGAAAAAGGTTACACAGAACCAGACCCGCGCGAAGATTTATCAGGGAATGATGTTGCAAGAAAGCTCTTGATTTTAGCAAGAGAACTAGATTTGATTAATGAATTTGAAGATATCAACATTCAGAATCTTGTTCCGGAAAGTTTGCTGTCTGTTTCTAAAGAAGAATTCCTTTCAAGATTAGAAGAATTAGACGACGAATATCAAAAAATTAAAGAAAACCAAAAGCCTGACCACGTTTTAAGATACGTCGGAGATTTGCACGGAGATTTGCAAAAAGAAAAAGGAGAATTGGATGTGAAACTGATTTCTGTTCCGGCCAATTCAGCATTAGGACAACTAAAAGGTTCAGATTCCATCTTCGAAATCTATACTGAAAGTTACGGCGAAAATCCAATCGTGATTATGGGAGCCGGAGCTGGAGCTAAAGTAACTGCCAGAGGCGTTTTTGGTGATATTTTAAGATTAAGCGAAACAAAATAA
- a CDS encoding O-succinylhomoserine sulfhydrylase, which produces MENFETLAIRTQTERTQFDEHSTPLYLTSSFVFEDAEDMRASFAEEKDKNLYSRFSNPNVTEFVDKMVKMEGAESGYAFATGMAAIYSTFATLLNAGHHIVSCQSVFGSTHTLFTKYFPKWNIETTYFKAEDAENVEQYIQPNTKVLYLETPTNPAIEVLDLEFFGQIAKKHNLLFIVDNCFATPYLQQPIKYGADIVVHSATKLIDGQGRVLGGVAVGKADLIREIYLFARNTGPAMSPFNAWVLSKSLETLAIRVEKHCENALKVAEFLENHPNVELVKYPFLKSHPSYEIAKKQMKLGGNIVAFEVKGGIEGGRNFLNRIKICSLSANLGDTRTIVTHPASTTHSKLSDEERNEVGITAGLVRCSVGLENIDDILGDLKQALD; this is translated from the coding sequence ATGGAAAATTTCGAAACATTAGCCATAAGAACGCAAACCGAAAGAACTCAGTTTGACGAGCATTCCACGCCGTTGTATCTTACTTCAAGCTTCGTTTTTGAAGATGCAGAAGATATGCGCGCGAGTTTTGCGGAAGAAAAAGACAAGAATCTTTACAGCCGTTTCAGCAACCCAAATGTTACAGAATTTGTAGATAAAATGGTGAAAATGGAAGGCGCAGAATCTGGTTATGCTTTTGCAACGGGGATGGCGGCGATTTATTCAACTTTTGCAACTTTGCTCAATGCTGGCCACCATATTGTGAGTTGCCAATCGGTTTTCGGTTCCACGCACACTTTGTTCACAAAATATTTCCCAAAATGGAATATCGAAACCACTTACTTTAAAGCAGAAGATGCTGAAAATGTGGAACAATATATTCAGCCTAATACAAAAGTCCTGTATCTGGAAACACCAACCAACCCCGCGATCGAGGTTTTGGATTTGGAATTTTTCGGACAGATTGCTAAAAAACATAACCTGCTTTTCATCGTAGACAATTGTTTTGCAACGCCTTATTTGCAGCAACCAATTAAATATGGGGCAGATATCGTGGTGCATTCTGCAACGAAACTCATCGACGGGCAAGGCCGGGTTCTTGGCGGCGTTGCGGTTGGAAAAGCAGATTTGATCCGTGAGATTTATCTTTTTGCGAGAAATACAGGACCGGCGATGTCGCCATTCAACGCGTGGGTTTTAAGTAAAAGCTTGGAAACTCTTGCGATCCGTGTCGAGAAACATTGTGAGAACGCTCTGAAAGTCGCAGAATTTCTGGAAAATCACCCGAACGTAGAATTGGTAAAATACCCGTTCCTAAAATCCCATCCAAGCTACGAAATCGCCAAAAAGCAAATGAAATTAGGCGGGAATATTGTGGCGTTTGAAGTAAAAGGTGGTATTGAAGGCGGACGGAATTTCCTCAACCGAATTAAGATTTGTTCGCTTTCCGCGAATTTGGGAGATACGAGAACGATTGTTACGCATCCGGCTTCCACAACGCATTCCAAGCTTTCCGATGAAGAAAGAAACGAAGTTGGAATCACTGCCGGATTGGTACGTTGTTCCGTTGGTTTGGAAAATATTGATGATATTTTAGGCGATTTGAAACAAGCTTTAGACTAA
- the hutI gene encoding imidazolonepropionase, with protein MKLSGPFKQIVTLNHLPLKGKLQDESLEIISNGGIVTENGKILEVNDFNFLKQKFPNSEIDLIESEQIALPAFVDAHTHICFGGNRANDFAMRNAGKTYLEIAESGGGIWSSVQHTRQASEDDLVNGILERVNVLLNQGITTIEIKSGYGLNVEEELKMLRAIKKAQAKTKVTLVPTCLSAHLKPKDFDGSSEEYLNYILEQILPKVKDENLAKRVDIFIEKSAFQPEESKNFLLKAKELGFQITVHADQFTAGSSRIAVEVGAKSADHLEATIDEDIEFLANSNTVAVALPGASLGLGEPFSPARKILDKGGILAIATDWNPGSAPMGNLVTQASILATYQKLTTAEVLAAITFRAAYALDLEDRGVLAEGKKADFLTYETDNFQNILYHQGSLKPKSIYINGEKI; from the coding sequence ATGAAATTATCAGGTCCTTTCAAACAAATTGTCACGCTTAACCATCTTCCATTAAAAGGAAAATTACAAGATGAATCTTTAGAAATCATTTCCAATGGCGGAATTGTCACTGAAAATGGGAAAATTTTAGAAGTCAATGACTTCAATTTTCTGAAACAAAAATTTCCAAATTCTGAAATTGATTTGATTGAAAGTGAGCAAATTGCACTTCCAGCTTTTGTAGATGCCCACACACATATTTGCTTCGGTGGAAATCGAGCCAATGATTTTGCAATGCGCAATGCAGGCAAAACTTATCTCGAAATTGCAGAATCTGGCGGTGGCATATGGAGTTCCGTTCAGCATACAAGACAAGCATCTGAGGACGATTTGGTTAATGGAATTCTTGAACGCGTCAATGTTTTATTAAATCAGGGCATTACAACAATCGAGATAAAAAGCGGTTACGGTTTAAATGTTGAAGAAGAACTCAAAATGTTACGAGCTATTAAAAAAGCTCAGGCAAAAACTAAAGTAACCCTAGTTCCCACTTGTCTTTCCGCCCATCTTAAACCTAAAGATTTTGATGGAAGTTCAGAAGAGTATCTCAATTATATTTTAGAACAGATTTTACCAAAAGTAAAAGACGAAAATCTTGCGAAAAGAGTTGATATTTTTATTGAAAAATCAGCTTTTCAGCCAGAAGAAAGTAAGAATTTCCTTTTGAAAGCAAAAGAATTAGGATTTCAAATCACAGTTCACGCTGACCAATTTACAGCAGGAAGTTCACGAATTGCTGTTGAAGTGGGCGCAAAATCTGCCGATCATCTGGAAGCAACAATTGATGAAGATATTGAGTTTTTAGCCAATTCAAATACTGTGGCGGTTGCTTTGCCCGGTGCAAGTTTAGGATTGGGCGAACCTTTTTCCCCGGCTAGAAAAATCCTTGACAAAGGCGGAATTCTTGCCATCGCAACCGATTGGAATCCCGGTTCTGCACCAATGGGAAATCTTGTAACTCAAGCTTCCATTTTGGCAACTTATCAAAAATTGACAACGGCTGAGGTTTTAGCGGCGATAACTTTCCGAGCTGCCTATGCTTTGGATTTAGAAGACAGAGGGGTTTTGGCTGAAGGGAAAAAAGCAGATTTCTTGACTTATGAAACCGATAATTTTCAAAATATTCTTTATCATCAAGGAAGTTTGAAACCTAAAAGTATTTATATCAACGGAGAAAAAATATAA
- a CDS encoding glucose 1-dehydrogenase has protein sequence MDINLNKQVAIVTGSSSGIGKGIAISLAKSGAIVIVNHSSEHSRPEAEETLKTIEENGGEGLIIQCDVSKEDQVLAMFQTTIDKYGTVDILINNAGLQQDASFVEMTLAQWQKVIDVNLTGQFLCSREAIKEFLKRGMTEKSKALGKIINISSVHETIPWAGHANYASSKGALRMLMQTLAQEYGKQKIRVNNICPGAIQTPINKSAWDNQKSLDALMTLIPYDRIGQPEDIGNLAVFLASDYSDYITGASIYVDGGMTTLESFADNG, from the coding sequence ATGGACATTAATCTAAATAAACAAGTTGCTATAGTGACAGGTTCCAGCAGCGGAATAGGAAAAGGAATTGCTATCAGTCTGGCAAAATCCGGCGCGATCGTTATCGTGAATCATTCATCCGAACATTCTCGTCCGGAAGCAGAAGAAACGCTGAAAACCATTGAAGAAAATGGAGGCGAAGGTTTGATTATTCAATGTGATGTGAGTAAGGAAGACCAAGTTCTGGCAATGTTCCAAACGACAATTGATAAATATGGAACTGTAGATATTCTTATTAATAACGCAGGTTTACAACAAGATGCATCTTTTGTAGAAATGACCCTCGCTCAATGGCAGAAAGTAATCGATGTGAATTTGACGGGACAATTTCTTTGTTCAAGAGAAGCGATTAAAGAATTTTTGAAACGTGGAATGACCGAAAAATCCAAAGCGTTGGGAAAAATTATCAATATCAGCAGTGTTCACGAAACGATTCCTTGGGCTGGACACGCGAATTATGCTTCCAGCAAAGGAGCACTTAGAATGCTGATGCAAACGCTGGCTCAGGAATATGGGAAACAAAAAATCCGTGTGAATAATATTTGTCCGGGCGCCATTCAAACTCCTATAAACAAATCCGCTTGGGATAATCAAAAATCTCTGGATGCGCTAATGACGCTGATTCCGTATGACAGAATCGGGCAACCGGAAGACATTGGAAATTTAGCCGTATTTTTGGCGAGTGATTATTCGGATTATATTACAGGTGCGAGTATCTATGTGGATGGTGGAATGACGACGCTGGAGAGTTTTGCAGACAACGGATAA
- a CDS encoding alpha/beta fold hydrolase encodes MKNELQHINLNNFTTRNGKVLDIPLSYQLFGKELYSAPIVLINHALTGNSDVAGENGWWKSLVGDGKIIDTNRFTIISFNIPGNGFDGFFIDNYEDFTAQDIASIFIEGLKKVKIEKLFALVGGSVGGSIGWEMLTLQNDLAEKFIPIATDFKTSDWLHSQCLVQKFLLESEEKPLEKARVHAMLCYRTPESLNLRFNREIDSEKQILKSHDWLNFHGNRLNERFSLKAYKLVNHLLMNISGKENELENINAEIHLVSVDSDLFYPAFEIKNTYHFLQNKNKNVQYHEINSIHGHDAFLMEYEQLNTILKPIFLN; translated from the coding sequence TTGAAAAACGAGCTACAACATATCAACCTTAATAATTTTACAACTCGGAACGGAAAAGTTCTCGATATCCCATTAAGCTATCAGCTTTTTGGAAAAGAACTGTATTCGGCTCCAATTGTTCTGATTAACCACGCTTTGACAGGGAATTCTGATGTTGCGGGAGAAAATGGCTGGTGGAAATCTTTGGTTGGAGATGGGAAAATAATTGATACCAACCGATTTACAATTATTTCTTTCAATATTCCCGGAAATGGTTTTGACGGATTTTTCATTGATAATTACGAAGATTTTACAGCTCAGGATATTGCATCAATTTTTATTGAAGGATTGAAAAAAGTTAAAATCGAGAAACTTTTTGCATTAGTTGGCGGTTCTGTTGGTGGTTCTATCGGTTGGGAAATGTTGACTTTGCAAAATGATTTAGCAGAAAAATTTATCCCGATTGCAACAGATTTCAAAACATCGGATTGGTTACATTCTCAATGTCTGGTTCAGAAATTTCTTTTGGAATCGGAAGAAAAACCTCTTGAAAAAGCCAGAGTTCACGCAATGTTATGTTACAGAACGCCTGAATCTCTTAACTTAAGATTCAATAGAGAAATAGATTCTGAAAAACAAATCCTGAAGTCTCACGACTGGCTCAACTTCCACGGAAACAGATTAAACGAAAGATTTAGTTTAAAAGCTTACAAACTCGTTAATCATCTTCTGATGAACATCAGCGGAAAGGAAAATGAGTTGGAAAATATCAATGCGGAAATCCATTTGGTGTCGGTAGATTCAGACCTTTTTTATCCAGCTTTTGAAATCAAAAACACTTACCATTTTTTACAAAATAAAAACAAAAACGTTCAGTATCACGAGATTAATTCTATCCACGGGCACGATGCTTTCCTAATGGAGTATGAGCAACTGAACACAATTTTAAAACCAATTTTTTTGAACTGA
- a CDS encoding homocysteine S-methyltransferase family protein: MKNSEQLYKALVERILILDGAMGTMIQRYNFTEEDYRGERFKDWKSPLKGNNDLLSLTQPEAIEEIHRKYLLAGADIIETNTFSGTTIAMADYHMEDLVYELNYESAKIAKKVCAEFTAQNPDKPRFVAGSIGPTNRTASLSPDVNDPGYRAITFDELRVAYKQQAEALLDGGSDILLVETIFDTLNAKAALFAIDEIREERNIKIPIMVSGTITDASGRTLSGQTADAFLISVSHMDLISVGFNCALGAKQLTPYLEILSNHTNFGISAYPNAGLPNAFGQYDETAEQMAEQIKEYVDKGLINIIGGCCGTTPDHIKAIADLVQTYQPRKLSAISE, encoded by the coding sequence ATGAAAAATTCAGAACAATTATATAAAGCACTCGTTGAACGCATTCTCATTCTTGACGGCGCAATGGGAACGATGATTCAGCGCTACAATTTCACCGAAGAAGATTATCGCGGTGAGCGATTCAAAGACTGGAAATCTCCGCTCAAAGGAAATAATGACTTATTGTCTTTGACCCAGCCGGAAGCGATTGAAGAAATTCACAGAAAATATCTTTTGGCGGGTGCGGATATTATTGAAACCAATACATTTTCTGGAACTACCATTGCAATGGCGGATTATCATATGGAAGATTTGGTTTACGAACTCAATTATGAATCTGCTAAAATTGCTAAAAAAGTCTGTGCCGAATTTACTGCTCAAAATCCTGATAAGCCAAGATTTGTTGCGGGTTCAATCGGACCAACTAACAGAACAGCGAGTCTAAGCCCAGACGTGAATGACCCGGGTTACAGAGCCATCACTTTTGATGAACTTAGAGTGGCTTACAAACAACAAGCTGAGGCTTTGCTAGACGGAGGTTCTGACATTCTTTTAGTAGAAACTATTTTTGATACTTTGAATGCAAAAGCGGCATTATTCGCAATTGACGAAATAAGAGAAGAACGTAATATCAAGATTCCGATTATGGTGTCAGGAACCATTACTGATGCTTCCGGAAGGACTTTGAGCGGGCAGACGGCGGATGCATTTTTAATTTCGGTTTCTCATATGGATTTGATCAGTGTGGGCTTCAATTGCGCTTTGGGTGCAAAACAGCTGACGCCTTATCTTGAGATTCTTTCCAATCATACAAACTTCGGAATTTCGGCCTATCCCAATGCGGGCTTACCGAACGCTTTCGGTCAGTATGACGAAACTGCCGAGCAAATGGCGGAACAAATCAAAGAATATGTTGACAAAGGTTTAATCAATATTATCGGAGGTTGTTGCGGAACAACGCCAGACCATATCAAAGCGATTGCTGATTTGGTACAAACTTACCAGCCGAGGAAATTGTCGGCAATTAGTGAATAA
- the metF gene encoding methylenetetrahydrofolate reductase [NAD(P)H] yields MKITDHIKNANGKTLFSFEIVPPQKGVGIADLYKNIDPLMEFKPPFIDVTTSREEYIFLERGNGLMERKITRMRPGTLGICSAIQNKYNVDTVPHVLCGGFTKEETEYLLVDCMYLGINNIVALRGDAMKGEKYFEPTKGGHKYASDLVKQIQDLGTGKYLHEEILSEENNSFCIGVAGYPEKHIEAPSMNYDLQMLKKKVEAGADYIVTQMFFDNQKFFEFVKQAREIGIDVPIIPGIKPIATKTHLQMLPQVFKIDLPEALINEVLKCKTNNDVREVGIEWAINQSKELLDFGIPVLHFYSMGKSDNILKIGREVF; encoded by the coding sequence ATGAAAATTACCGACCATATAAAAAATGCCAACGGCAAAACGCTTTTCTCTTTTGAGATTGTTCCCCCACAAAAAGGAGTGGGAATTGCGGATTTGTATAAAAATATTGACCCTTTGATGGAGTTCAAACCACCTTTTATTGATGTTACAACTTCTAGAGAAGAGTACATCTTTTTGGAAAGAGGAAACGGTTTGATGGAGCGAAAAATCACTAGAATGCGTCCTGGAACTTTAGGAATTTGTTCGGCGATTCAGAATAAATATAATGTTGATACCGTTCCACACGTTCTTTGTGGTGGATTTACAAAAGAAGAAACCGAATATCTTTTGGTGGATTGTATGTATTTAGGAATCAATAACATCGTAGCATTACGTGGTGATGCAATGAAAGGTGAAAAATATTTTGAACCCACAAAAGGTGGACACAAATATGCCTCTGACTTAGTAAAACAAATTCAAGATTTAGGAACAGGGAAATACCTTCACGAAGAAATTTTGAGCGAAGAAAACAACAGTTTTTGCATTGGTGTTGCGGGTTATCCTGAAAAACATATTGAAGCACCTTCTATGAATTATGACCTTCAAATGTTGAAGAAAAAAGTTGAAGCAGGTGCAGATTACATCGTTACTCAAATGTTTTTTGACAATCAAAAGTTCTTCGAATTCGTAAAACAAGCGAGAGAAATAGGAATTGATGTTCCAATTATCCCAGGAATCAAACCAATTGCTACAAAGACACATTTACAAATGTTGCCGCAGGTTTTCAAAATCGATTTGCCAGAAGCTTTGATTAATGAAGTTCTGAAATGTAAAACCAACAATGATGTTCGAGAAGTTGGAATAGAATGGGCGATTAATCAATCAAAAGAACTTTTGGATTTTGGAATTCCTGTTCTGCACTTTTACTCGATGGGGAAAAGTGATAATATTCTCAAAATCGGAAGAGAAGTTTTTTAA